In a genomic window of Coregonus clupeaformis isolate EN_2021a chromosome 27, ASM2061545v1, whole genome shotgun sequence:
- the LOC121541694 gene encoding nucleus accumbens-associated protein 2-like — MSQLLHLEIPNFGNTVLGSLNEQRLLGQYCDVSILVKGQAFKAHRAVLAASSLYFRDLFSSSSKSQFELPSSVTPACFQLILSFCYTGKLTMAASEQLVVMYTAGYLQIQHIVERGMDLMFKANSPHCDSQTAAMEEQQPGSEPQSPSNNTLAGAGTSILGPPGWSPSLVQPTRRIKQEGCDPLPSLSHHKKGSSSSELGGRLSKGSSLFYTGAGGTTIFPGMQPYPVAGGERSSPGASSLPTTDSPTSYQNEDEEFEEEPYDGITEEAYSQIYGRSANPYGIQEKPEMAAMPLSLESRSCVLIRRDLVALPASLVSQIGYRCHPKLYTEGDPGEKLELVGGTSVFMTRGQLMNCHLCAGIKHKVLLRRLLATFFDRNTLANSCGTGIRSSTSDPSRKPLDSRVLNAVKLYCQNFAPNFKESEMNVIAADMCTNARRVRKRWLPKIKSMLPDSMEVYRASVGVAAGVGLGLALGAAGPGVVLPFETDFKSLTPSSLSLDQRLYPERQDPLRTHSLLDAVSPGSGEAGGEGVDAEIVGPQAGEEEQEEEEEEEEAGLEGTLMPGGEAGGRGDMAPGQEGEEFGEDLRMNGQ, encoded by the exons aTGTCCCAGCTGCTCCACTTGGAGATCCCCAACTTCGGCAACACGGTGCTGGGCTCCCTCAACGAGCAGCGCCTGCTGGGTCAGTACTGTGATGTCTCCATCCTGGTTAAAGGCCAGGCCTTCAAGGCCCACCGGGCCGTACTAGCCGCCAGCAGCCTCTACTTCCGAGACCTGTTCAGCAGCTCGTCCAAGAGCCAGTTCGAGCTGCCCTCGTCGGTGACTCCCGCCTGCTTTCAGCTGATATTATCCTTCTGCTACACGGGCAAGCTGACCATGGCAGCCAGCGAGCAGCTGGTGGTGATGTACACTGCCGGGTATCTTCAGATCCAGCATATTGTGGAGCGGGGCATGGACTTGAtgttcaaggccaactcgcccCACTGTGACTCCCAGACGGCAGCCATGGAGGAGCAGCAACCAGGCTCAGAGCCCCAGAGCCCCAGCAACAACACACTGGCCGGGGCAGGGACGTCCATCCTGGGGCCGCCGGGCTGGTCCCCCTCTCTGGTGCAGCCCACGCGGAGGATCAAACAGGAGGGGTGCGATCCGTTGCCCAGCCTGAGTCACCATAAGAAAGGGTCCTCTTCATCTGAGCTGGGAGGGCGGCTCTCCAAGGGAAGCTCATTGTTCTACACGGGGGCGGGGGGAACCACCATCTTCCCAGGGATGCAGCCCTATCCAGTGGCCGGGGGAGAGAGGTCCAGTCCTGGGGCCTCCAGCCTGCCTACCACGGACAGCCCCACCTCCTACCAGAATGAGGATGAGGAGTTTGAGGAAGAGCCGTACGACGGGATAACGGAAGAGGCCTACAGTCAGATCTATGGGCGCTCAGCCAACCCATATGGAA TCCAGGAAAAGCCAGAGATGGCAGCCATGCCCCTGTCCCTGGAGAGTCGCTCCTGTGTGCTGATCCGTAGGGACCTGGTGGCCCTGCCCGCCAGCCTCGTTAGCCAGATCGGCTACCGCTGCCACCCCAAGCTCTACACCGAAGGAGACCCGGGGGAGAAACTGGAGCTGGTTGGAG GAACATCTGTGTTTATGACACGAGGCCAGCTAATGAACTGTCACCTGTGTGCTGGCATCAAACACAAAGTCCTACTGCGTCGCCTGCTCGCCACCTTCTTCGACAG GAACACCCTGGCTAACAGCTGTGGAACTGGCATCCGCTCCTCTACCAGTGACCCCAGTAGGAAACCTCTGGACAGCCGTGTGCTCAACGCTGTCAAAC tctactGTCAGAACTTTGCACCCAACTTCAAAGAGAGCGAGATGAACGTGATTGCTGCAGACATGTGCACCAATGCGCGGCGTGTCCGCAAACGCTGGCTACCCAAGATCAAGTCCATGCTACCTGACAGCATGGAGGTCTACCGGGCCAGTGTGGGGGTGGCCGCTGGCGtgggcctgggcctggccctTGGAGCCGCCGGACCTGGGGTGGTGCTCCCCTTCGAAACTGATTTTAAATCCCTGACCCCCTCTAGCCTGTCCCTGGACCAGAGGCTGTACCCAGAGCGCCAGGACCCACTCAGGACTCACTCTCTGTTGGACGCGGTCAGCCCAGGGTCAGGGGAGGCTGGAGGGGAGGGTGTGGATGCAGAAATTGTTGGTCcccaggcaggggaggaggagcaggaagaagaggaagaggaggaggaggcggggtTGGAGGGGACATTGATGCCAGGAGGCGAGGCCGGGGGGCGGGGTGACATGGCCCCGGGACAGGAAGGGGAGGAGTTTGGAGAGGACCTGAGAATGAACGGGCAGTGA